CTGGCCCTGGGGTTAAGCGTGGGCTATGGCTATCTGGCGCTGGTGGTCCCGGTGTTGTCGGTGCTGCTGCTGGTCCCATCAGTGAGCGGCCTGGGGACCAATGAGGCGGCTGCGCCAGTTTTGTTTGCGGCGGCCGGATTGGGGATAGAAACGGCCGTGGCCCTCTCTTTGCTCAACTTCCTGGTGGTGCGGTTGTCCGGCATTTTGGGCGCGCCGGTTTACTTGTGGACGGTGGTGCGCAACGGCCGGTCTGGTTGACGATGCCCTTCCCTATTCTCATACTTACGCTGGTTGACTGACAAGACTCACATTCAACCCAATTGACAGCGGATTGGCAGGATTTACGGATACTTTTTCCTCGACTACTCTTATCCACAAATCCTGGAAATCCGTGTTCTGCGACCTTTTAGGCGAAGATTTCTCTGGACACCTATATTGCATATTTCGCCGCAGTCAGTCGCCTCGTTAGAACAACCGCACCTCTACCCATTCACCGGCTTCCAGGCCGGCTTTGTTCAGCGGCACTTTGATGAGGCCGTCGGCGTTGACCAGGGTGTAAATCAAATTGCTTTTGCCAAAAATGGGGGTCGCCAGCAGGCCGTCGGCGCTGTCTTCCAGGCGAGCGGGCACGTAATCCTCGCGGCCGCTTTCGCTGGGCAGGTTTTGTGTCAGCCGGGCGCGGGCCTGGCTGCGGCGCGGTGGAACGGCCAACCCTTGCAGCCGGTAGATGGCCGGAACGCCCAGCATGTCGAACTGGACCATGGCGGAAACAGGGTTGCCGGGCAGACCCAGCACCGGCTTGCCATTCACAATACCAACAATGGTGGGTTTGCCGGGGCGGGTGGCGACGCCATGCAGCAGCACGCCCGGCTGACCCAGGTGGGCAATCACCTGCGCCGTCATATCGCGGGCACTGACGGAGGAGCCGGCCGAGATGACCAACATATCGCATTCGGCCAGTAGTTTGGCAGCGGCCGTTTCCAACATAGCGTAATTGTCGGGAATGATGCCGCCGCGAACGGGGATGCCGCCAGCCTCAATAACCTGTCCGGAAACAACGTAGCTGTTGATGTCGCGTATCTGCCCAGGTTGGGTAATGAGGGTGGGATGGACCACTTCGTCGCCGGTCGCCAGGATGCCGACACGAGGCCGCCGCACGACGGCCAGTTCGGTGAGGCCAACAGCCAACAGACCACCTAAATCTTGCGGCCGCAGCCGGTGGCCGGCGGGCAAAATTTCGGCGTCTGGGGCCACATCTTCGCCGATTTGCAGGATGTTTTGGCCGACGGCGACGGGCTTCATTACTTCGATTTCAAATGGCCTGGAGAATTGTGAATTGTGGATTGTGAATTGTGAATTGTGAATAATTTGAGTGTGTTCGATCTGGACGACGGCATCGGCGGTATCGGGGACCATGCTGCCGGTGTGGACCAGAATGGCCTGGCCGGTTTGCAAGGCGACGGTGGCTGCCTGCCCCATCGTTACTTCGCCGATGACGGTCAGGAAGGCGGGCAGACTGTCGGCTGCGCCGTAGGTATCGGCGGCGCGCACGGCGTAGCCATCCATGGTGCTGCGACGAAAGGCGGGCAGGGGTGTTGGCGCGTATTGGACTGCGGCGGTAATACGACCAACGGCCGTCGCTGTGGGAATGGTCTCGGCGGGCAAAACGGCCGTCAGGTGGCGCAGCAGCAGCGCCCGCGCCTGGTCGGGTGGTAGGACGTTAAAGAATTCAGCCGACATCATCACCCTCGTTTGGATCCAGGCCCAATTGGCGCAGGCGGGCGCTCAAACGTTCGGCGCGCTGTTCAGCGGCCTCAGCCCGCTGCTCGGCGATTTCAGTCCGTTGGCGCTCTTGCTGAGCGCGTTGGCGCTCCCGGGCCGAAAGTTCGGCCCCGGTGGGAATCAGCGCGCCGTCAGCGTCTTGCCAACGCAGCCAGGTCTCCTCTTTGTTTTCGTAGCTGCCCTGCCAGAGGGTAAGCCCCAGGTCTAAGCCGACAAACAGGTCGGGGGCGATTTCTTCATATTCGCGGCGCGGTGTCAGGGCGTAAGCCCGGAGGATGTCCGGCTGGACCTCTTGCTGGGGATCATAGATGACGTAATAGGGAATGCCCATGCGCGCGTAGGCTTGCAGCTTGCGGTCGTCTTCGCCACCTTCGCGGTTGGAAACGATTTCGATAACCAGATCGGGAGTTTTGCCAAATTCCCAGATGAAGTAGGCGCGATGCCCTTTGGCCCACCAGTCGTCGGGGGCGATCACGTCCAGACTGAGGAATACGTCGGGCACGAGGGGTGGTTGATGGACGGAAGCAAAGACCCCAACGTTGGCGGCCGCCAGGAACGGCCGTTCCTGGGTCCCTTTCCAGGCAGTATAAAGCGGTTCAGTGAGCAGGCGCATCTGTTTTTCGGAAGCCAGGTTGCCCACGGGCGCATCATCCTCCGTTACAATATGGGAAATGTCCGGCCACAATTCAGGGGGCAAGATGTAGGTTTCGCTGATTTCGTTGGGAATGGTTTCGGTCATAAACGCCTCCGACAAGAGTTTAGACAAAGAGACGAAAGGGTCAAAGGTTATGCGATGGGAGAATTATACATCAAGTCTGATCGTCGAGCAGTGCGGCAGTCAGGCGGTCAGCAATTCTCACTATGGAATCCAGCCGTAGGGGCGGGACAACATTTTTGCCAATCACCAATGCCTGGCCTCCTGCCTGTTTCACCCCTCTTTGGGTCCCATTGGGCGAGACGGCGCGGGAAAATGCCGTTCGCTGCGGCTGTTCTCTGTCCGCGCCGTCCTGCCCCTACCATAGGCGAATTCCGAGAAATAATCGAGTGAAAATTCGATGTATTTCGGAATTCGCTTGAGGTATTTTCGGATTGAAGGCTTATTTATTTTTCCGAAAATGCCATACACCATAACAAATTGAGGTTCTTCATGATTTCACGGGGTTGACACCGGATGTAGGGGCGACCCTTGTGGTCGCCCTCGTTTGGGCGGGTACAAGACCTGCCCCTACATTTAGCGATACCCCACGATATCCAAACCCCCCCAAATCTAAAAGGGGAAAAGGGGGAGGGGGGGAGGGGGGGGGGGGGGGGGGGGGGGGGGGGGGGGGGGGGGGGGGGCCGGGGGGGAAAAAGGGGGGGGGGGGGGGGGGGGGGGGGGGGGGGGGGGGGGAAAGGACAAAAAAAGGAAGAAGGGGGGGGGGGGGGGGGGGGGGGGGGGGGGGGGGGGGGGGGGGGGTGGGGGGGGGCCAAAGAAAAAAAAAAAAAGGGGGGGGGGGGGGGGGGGGGGGGGGGGGGGGGGGGGGGGGGGGGGGGGGGGGGGGGGGGGGGGGGGGGGGTGCGGGGGGGGGGGGGGGGGGGGGGGGGGGGGGGGGGGGGGGGGGGGGGGGGGGGGGGGGGGGGGGGGGGGGGGGTTGGGGGGGGGGGGGGGGGGGGGGGGGGGGGGGGGGGGGGGGGGGGGGGGGGGGGGGGGGGGGGGGGTTGGGGGGTGGGGGGGGGGGGGGGGGGGGGGGGGGGGGGGGGGGGGTTGGGGGGGTTGGGGGGTTTTTTGGGGGGGTTTTGGGGGGGGGGGGGGGGGGGGGGGGGGGAGGGGGGGGGGGGGGGGGGGGGGGGGGGGGGGGGGGGGGGGGGGGGTTGGGGGGGGTTTTGGGGGGGGTTGGGGGGGGTTTGGGGGGGGGGGGCCTTTCTGGGGGGGGGGGGGGGGGGGGGGGGGGGGGGGGGGGGGGGGGGGGTTTGGGGGGGGGGGGGGGGTGGGGGGGGGGTTTTTGGGGGCGGGGGGGCCTTTGGGGGGGGGGGGGGGGGGGGGGGGGGGGGGGGGGGGGGGGGGGGGGTTTTCGGGGGGGGGGGGGGGGGGGGGGGGGGGGTGGGGGGGGGGGGGGGGGGGGGGGGGGGGGGGGGGGGGGGGGGGGGGGGGGGGGGGGGGGGGGGGGGGGGTTGGGGGGGGGGGGGGGGGGGGGGGGGGGGGGGGGGGGGGGGGGGGGGGGGGGGGGGGGGGGGGGGGGGGGGGGGGGGGGGGGGGGGGGGGGGGGGGGGGGGGGGGGGGGGGGGGGGGGGGGGGGGGGGGGGGGGGGGGGGGGGGGTGGGGGGGGGGGGTTGGGGGGGGGGGGGGGGGGGGGGTTGCGTGGTTGTTTTTCGGCTTGTTGTGGGGGGGGGGGGGGGGGGGGGGTTGGGTGGGGTGGTGTTTTTTGTTTTGGGCGTGTTGTGTTGAAAGACCCATTTTTTCTTTACAAAGCGGCCAATTCTGGTATAATTTTTTGTCTAAAATAACTTCACTGGTGATGGGCCGCTGGCAGCAGCGGTTTTCCCTTATATTGGGGGTAATGAATGACAATAAGAAAGCCTTATCTGGTAACAGGCGAAGGGCTTGTGAAATTGCAGAAAGAGTTGGAACAGCTCGTCACGGTTGGCCGTGAAGAAGTGGCCGAACGTTTGCAGCGCGCTTTTGATGATGGCCCCGACGATGATTTTATTGATAATGCCGAACTAGAAGCGGCGCGTAATGCGCAGTCGTTTTTGGAAGGGCGTATTCAGGAAATCGAGGAAATCCTCAAAAATTACCAGGTGATCAAAGACGACGATGGCCCTCATGATTTTGTGCGCGTCGGCGATTGGGTAACGGTCAACGAAGTTGGTTACGACGAAGAAGAGCGCTATCATCTGGTGGGCGCGGCCGAAGCCGACCCAACAGAAGGACGCATTTCCAACGAAAGTCCGCTGGGCGTGGCGCTGTTGGGCGCTAAAATTGGCGATGTGGTGCGCATCAAGGCGCCACGCGGCATTACGGAGTTCCGGGTCGTCAATATTGAGTAGCGGTTTTTTAACCACATCAACTTTTTCAGCCCGTGCTTGACACGGGCTTTTTTTTGGATAGAAGCCCCCAACAACCCTGGGGGTCTGGAGAGTCAGGAGGATGACATGAGCTGGCAGCCAAACCATTTAGAACAGCAGCGGTTAGAAAAAGTGGCCCGCCTGGAGGAGGCAGGAATTGAAACATATCCTCTACGAACGGAACGCACCCATACTTCGGCCGAAGCGTTGGCGGCGTTTGCAGCGGATCCGGAAGGTGAACTTGCCGTAACGATATGTGGTCGGTTGGTGAGTATGCGCGATATGGGTAAGACGGTGTTTGCGCATGTGGTAGATGGCTACGGCCGTCTCCAACTCTTCCTGCGCCGTGAAGAAATCGGCGAAGAGAGCCACGCCATGTTCCGCAAGCTGTTGGATTTGGGCGACTTTGTGCAGGCTGCCGGCGTGCTTTTCCGCACCCGCGCCGGGGAAGTGAGTGTGCGCGTCACTGCCTGGAAGCTGCTTAGCAAAGCTGTCAGTCCCCTGCCGGTGGTGAAAGAGCAAGAAGTAGACGGCGAAATCGTCCGGTACAGCGCCTTTGCCGACGTGGAAGAGCGTTACCGCCAACGCTACGCCGACCTGGCCGTCAACCCCGAAGTACGCGACGTGTTTCGCGTTCGCGCCAAAACCATCAGCGCCCTGCGCCGTTTTTTGGACGACCACGATTTTTTGGAAGTAGAGACGCCTATTTTGCAACCTTTGTATGGCGGGGCAGCGGCACGGCCGTTTACCACCCACCACAACCAGCTCAAACAAGAACTCTACCTGCGTATTTCCTTCGAGCTGTACCTTAAACGGCTCATCGTCGGCGGCTACGAGCGTGTCTACGAAATCGGGCGCGATTTCCGCAACGAGGGTGTCAGCTTTAAACACAATCCCGAATTCACCCAACTGGAGTTTTATGCCGCTTATTGGGACTACAACGACGTGATGGACTTCACCGAGCGGATGCTAGCTTACGTCGCCGAAAGCGTTTTGGGCACGACCACCATCACCTACCAGGGACATACCATCAGCCTGGCCCCGCCCTGGAACCGCATCTCCATGCGCGAAGCCATCGTCGAATTTACCGGCATAGATTACGTGGATTATCTGGAAGCCGATCAGTTGGCACAAGCGATTCAGCAGATGGGCAAAGCGCGGGGCGCGGCCACGCAAACGCCGCCAGGGGCCAGTTGGGGCAAACTAATTGATGGTCTGCTGGGCGATTTTGTCGAGCCAAACCTGATCCAGCCGACCTTCATCACCCAATATCCGCGCGACATTTCGCCGCTGGCAAAAGGCATTCCTGGCGACCCGCTGCATGTGGAACGTTTTGAGTATTTCATCGCCGGCATGGAGATGGGCAACGCCTTTACGGAGCTAAACGACCCGCAAGAGCAGCAGCGCCGCTTTGAGGCGCTGCAAGAAATGTATGCCAAAGGGGACGAGGAATTGAACCCGATTGACGAGGATTACCTGCGGGCGATGCGCTACGGAATGCCGCCCAACGGCGGTTTCGGCACCGGCGTAGACCGCATCACCATGCTGCTGACCGACGAGCCAACCATCCGCGAAGTGCTGCTGTTCCCCCATTTGCGAGAGAGAGAGTAGGGGCAGTGTTCAGTGTTCAGTGTTCCGTATACTGAATACTGAACACTGAACACCCCACCCTACCATCCCACTGGCGACCAGGACGGGACCGAGGGCGGCCCAGGCGGCCAGTTCGCGCACCCAACGGCCGTGCCACGCCGCCGGCCACAAATTGGTCAGGGGGATAAGAGTGAGGATAAGCAGGATGACGACGGCCGTTAACCCCCGCCACCCACGTACATAATCCCGCCCCCACACGGCCCGCGCTGCCGCCACCAATCCTAACGTCACAAAGCCCAACAGCAGCCAATGCAAATAAGAGATGCGCAGATTGGCCCGCTCGCTCCAGAGGGCGATGGCCGGGACGGTAACGGCCAGCGTCGCTGTTGCTTTCATGCCCAAAAAGACCAGCGCCACCCGCCACTCGCTGCCGGCCAACCGCCACAGAATGACCACGCTTACCACCAGGCCCGACCCTACCAACAACCCACCCACGCTGCCGATCAACCGCGCTGCCGGTGGCAGTAAATTCACCGGAATGCCCAACAGAAAGAGAACCGGCAGGCCCATAATCAGCAAGGATTCGCTTTTGGCGGCCCAGGGGTGGCCGGCGGCGGCCGGAGTGGCGGCGTAGGCCAGCCCCAACACGGCCAGCACAAACCAGCCATCAGCAAACAAATCGAGAAATAAATGGGTGAGGGCGGCGGCGATGAGCGGGCTGCGGAGATTGAGAACGGCCGTTACCGCCACACCCCACGCCCCCAGCGACGCCAACAGCAAAAAAGCCAGCGCCCCATCCCACAAACGCAGCGGGCTGTTACGCACCGCCCCCTTCGTCGCCTGGCGATAGGCGAAGAGAAAGGCGTACCAGGCGAGCATGTTGAAGCTGGCAAGGATGGTGGAAATGGGCAGGCGCGCGCCGCCAAACTGCGCCGGACGGTAGCCATAGAGCAAAAAAGCGACGTAAGCGGCCAACGCCAGCAGCAGCGTCACCCGAATGATGTTGCGGAAACGGGCGTGCAGCGTCGGGGGGAACGGCCGTCCCGTCAGCGTTGGCAGCCAGGCAGCCATCAGGCCCATTACGGCCGGCGTTACCCAGCCAAAATACATCAGGTGCGAGTGGGCATGGCGGATGTTGCTGTATTGCAGCCCCCAGGGAAAGCCATACAGTAGACCAAACCGCAGCAGCGCCCCGGTGCTGCCGGCCAAAACAAAAAGCCCCAAGGCGCTGAGCCAGGCCCAGCGCCAGGGCAGAGAGGGAGAGTCAGGCATATGTGATGAACGTTGTTCTGTCAGGCGTAAAATGAGACGTTTGCACCCCCACATGCGAACGGCGGGCATCTGAGGATGCCCTACTCCTCAATCCATCCATTTAGCCTTGACGAGACACTACCAACTATCAACTATCAACTGTTTTTTACCATGAGAAGAAGCATGGCGACGGCCGTTTCCGCCACAATGCTGTGCGGTGTGTTGGCCGCCATATGGACCCACGTTCCGGCCTGGGCCGGCTGGCTGTGGCTGCCCACCGTCAGCTTCGCCTCACCCTGGAGAAAATGCAGGATGGCCGGCACGGCGGCCGTATGCTCCGATAATTCTTCACCCGCAGCAAAATGGAACAGAATGACGTTCACATCGGCCGTTTTTAACACCGTGCGGCTCAAAATTCCATCTTGCGGCGCATTGGCCGCCACTTCGGCCGGTAAATCAAGAATCTTGTAATTATCCATTTGATTATTGCGTGGCGTTGGCAGCCGGGGCGGGCGTAACCCGTTCGGCGGCCAATTGGGCCTGGCGGGCGTAATCAATTGCCATCGCTAACACGCGGGCCGCTTCTTGCGGGCTGTGGAAGCCGGTGCTGTTCTCCGAAGAGACGAAGTCCCAGCGCAGCGAGGCACGGCGATGCAGATAACGCGCCTCCGTCAACTGCTCGTCGGTGGCTCCCGCTTCCTGGGCGGCGACAATGGCGTCTATGGCGTCTAGAATCGCGTCCTCAGACAGGCGCAGCAGCTCGGCCGTGCGGTTTTGGATGGTGAGGATGCGTTCTTCCAGCAGCTGCTCATCTTGCTGGTGGCAGGTCTGGCAGGCGTTGTTGATATTGGTCAGCGGGCTGCGCAGCCAATGGTCGGAAATTTTCACTGCGCCTTCGCGCATATAAGGCATGTGGCAGTCGGCGCAGGAGACGCCGGATTGGGCGTGGACGCTGGTAGTCCACATTTCATATTCCGGGTGCTGAATTTTGATCATCGGCGCATTGGTTTCGGCGTGGGTCCAATCTTTGAACTCGTAGAGGTCATAATGGGCCTCAATATCGTCGACGTTTTTACCCTGGCTCCAGGGGAAGGTTAGCACTTTATTGTCACCGAGGAAGTAGTATTCGACGTGGCATTGGGCGCAAACATAGGTGCGCATCTCCTGGCGGCTGGCCTGGGTCAATCCACGCCCTGCGCTTCGAGGGCGTTGATGAGCGCCGGCCGGGTCAGGCGTAGACCCATCGTTTCCGGGTCGTGGCAATCGGCGCAAGAGGAGCCAACATGAAACTGCTCTTTCAGATCGTTATACGGGGTGTGGTTGAATTCCTCCCAACCCATTTCGGCAATCAGTTTTGGCGCTTCAGCGGCGTGGCAGTTGGCGCACGCGCTGGGCTGGTCCACCAACTGCACGCGCAAGGTGTTTTTCTGATCTATGGTGGTGTAATAGTGGCCGCGCTCTTCGTTGTGGTCTTTGCTAAAGGCATAGCCGGCCCAAATGCGCACCATCGCCGGGTATTTTTCCAGCTTGCTGTAAGGGATAGAACCGCCAAACGGCGTCCCTACCGTATCGTCTTGGGTGCGCATGAAAGAATCGTATTGGCGGGGAAAGTTTTGGCCCCAGACGGCCGGGTCCAGTTCGTCAGGGCTGATTGCGACGACGCGGAGCGGAAATTCGACTGTTTCCGCTTTGCGTTGTTGGATGTTGGTGAGCAGGGCAGCCAGCCCGGCCATGACAACCAGGCCAACGACAAAAGCGGCAACAGCCAGGAAAAGTGGCCGGCGGTTGGGGGATTCAGGTGGGGTATTGGTATTCATAGGTTCTCCTTTAAGAATGGTGGGGAATTTTCAGTAATCAGTGTTCAGTGGTCAGTGGTCAGTGGTCAACTGGCTACTGAACACTGATTACTGAACACTTCTCAACTAACGGCCGTGTCCTACCCCTGCATGGCAGGTCAGGCAGTCGGTGGGGTCGGCGCTGTCCTCGTGGCTGACGGCCGTGACCAGACTGCCGTGGCAATACAGACAGTTGTCGTAAGCCACCTGCCGATTCAGGTCGGTGATGCGGATGGGGTTGGGGAAATTACCGGTGGTAAAAGCCACGCTGTGGTTCCAGCCGTTGATGCCTTTGATGACATATTTGGCCGGGAACGTATGGGGGGTGTGGCAGTCGTTGCAGGCAGCGACGGCTTTGTGGCTGCCATGATTCCAGCCATCATACACCTCCTGCATCACATGGCAGTTGACACAGGCGGATGGATCGTTGGAGAAATAAGACGCGCCTTCGGCATAGGCAAAGGTATACCCACCCAGGCCAACAATGCCGCCGATGACGCCAAAAAGCAGCAGCCAGGACCAGAGGGGAACGGCCGTAAAAGCCCGACGCAGCGCCGATGAAGCAGGCGGATGGTTAGAAGAGTTTGATTCGCCCATAGATGATA
This genomic stretch from Candidatus Leptovillus gracilis harbors:
- a CDS encoding Uma2 family endonuclease; protein product: MTETIPNEISETYILPPELWPDISHIVTEDDAPVGNLASEKQMRLLTEPLYTAWKGTQERPFLAAANVGVFASVHQPPLVPDVFLSLDVIAPDDWWAKGHRAYFIWEFGKTPDLVIEIVSNREGGEDDRKLQAYARMGIPYYVIYDPQQEVQPDILRAYALTPRREYEEIAPDLFVGLDLGLTLWQGSYENKEETWLRWQDADGALIPTGAELSARERQRAQQERQRTEIAEQRAEAAEQRAERLSARLRQLGLDPNEGDDVG
- the greA gene encoding transcription elongation factor GreA, giving the protein MTIRKPYLVTGEGLVKLQKELEQLVTVGREEVAERLQRAFDDGPDDDFIDNAELEAARNAQSFLEGRIQEIEEILKNYQVIKDDDGPHDFVRVGDWVTVNEVGYDEEERYHLVGAAEADPTEGRISNESPLGVALLGAKIGDVVRIKAPRGITEFRVVNIE
- the lysS gene encoding lysine--tRNA ligase, whose amino-acid sequence is MSWQPNHLEQQRLEKVARLEEAGIETYPLRTERTHTSAEALAAFAADPEGELAVTICGRLVSMRDMGKTVFAHVVDGYGRLQLFLRREEIGEESHAMFRKLLDLGDFVQAAGVLFRTRAGEVSVRVTAWKLLSKAVSPLPVVKEQEVDGEIVRYSAFADVEERYRQRYADLAVNPEVRDVFRVRAKTISALRRFLDDHDFLEVETPILQPLYGGAAARPFTTHHNQLKQELYLRISFELYLKRLIVGGYERVYEIGRDFRNEGVSFKHNPEFTQLEFYAAYWDYNDVMDFTERMLAYVAESVLGTTTITYQGHTISLAPPWNRISMREAIVEFTGIDYVDYLEADQLAQAIQQMGKARGAATQTPPGASWGKLIDGLLGDFVEPNLIQPTFITQYPRDISPLAKGIPGDPLHVERFEYFIAGMEMGNAFTELNDPQEQQRRFEALQEMYAKGDEELNPIDEDYLRAMRYGMPPNGGFGTGVDRITMLLTDEPTIREVLLFPHLRERE
- a CDS encoding cupin domain-containing protein, with protein sequence MDNYKILDLPAEVAANAPQDGILSRTVLKTADVNVILFHFAAGEELSEHTAAVPAILHFLQGEAKLTVGSHSQPAQAGTWVHMAANTPHSIVAETAVAMLLLMVKNS
- the nrfH gene encoding cytochrome c nitrite reductase small subunit, whose protein sequence is MGESNSSNHPPASSALRRAFTAVPLWSWLLLFGVIGGIVGLGGYTFAYAEGASYFSNDPSACVNCHVMQEVYDGWNHGSHKAVAACNDCHTPHTFPAKYVIKGINGWNHSVAFTTGNFPNPIRITDLNRQVAYDNCLYCHGSLVTAVSHEDSADPTDCLTCHAGVGHGR
- a CDS encoding molybdopterin molybdotransferase MoeA is translated as MSAEFFNVLPPDQARALLLRHLTAVLPAETIPTATAVGRITAAVQYAPTPLPAFRRSTMDGYAVRAADTYGAADSLPAFLTVIGEVTMGQAATVALQTGQAILVHTGSMVPDTADAVVQIEHTQIIHNSQFTIHNSQFSRPFEIEVMKPVAVGQNILQIGEDVAPDAEILPAGHRLRPQDLGGLLAVGLTELAVVRRPRVGILATGDEVVHPTLITQPGQIRDINSYVVSGQVIEAGGIPVRGGIIPDNYAMLETAAAKLLAECDMLVISAGSSVSARDMTAQVIAHLGQPGVLLHGVATRPGKPTIVGIVNGKPVLGLPGNPVSAMVQFDMLGVPAIYRLQGLAVPPRRSQARARLTQNLPSESGREDYVPARLEDSADGLLATPIFGKSNLIYTLVNADGLIKVPLNKAGLEAGEWVEVRLF